In Lycium ferocissimum isolate CSIRO_LF1 chromosome 7, AGI_CSIRO_Lferr_CH_V1, whole genome shotgun sequence, the sequence TAATTATACTCATAAGAgagatttatgtttttaaagtaattttttgttATTCTTTATTAACAcgggaaaaaagataaataaaaaaaggtaagatATTCCTAAATTTAGGTATACTTACTTGCGATAGAGACACGAGTGCTACGACTCGCAGTAGACAAATCTAGTGAGATTATTGGTGATGTTGCTTCTTCTATAGGTGTTGGCTCAAGTACATATGGTGGTAATGTTGCTTCTTGTGCGGGTGTTGGCTCAAGTACATATGGTGGTGATGTTGCTACTTCTGCGGGTGTTGGCTCAAGTACATAGGATGGTGATGTTGCTTCTAGGGTTAATGGagaaaaaacaacaaacaagacAACAAACATGCACCACATAGCATTGGTTAGTTTTGCCATCTTAAAGGTACTTGTATGCTTGTAGctacttttcttttctctctttccccCCTCTCTATTGAAGTGCTTTTAGGCATGTGATAGCTCTTCCTTTTATAGCAAAGATAGAACACAATTTAAAAGTTAGCAGTGTTTATTTTTTAGTAAGTAGTTACGATCAATTATTAGTATGCACTAGAGGAAATAGAGTCAAATTATAAAAACCATATGTTGATACATGTAATCCGTTTTAAAATACTGTAGAATAGAATATAAAATCATTGGGTGACAAAATATATGTATCAAGTACTACATTGGTACCTAAATGGTTAAGTTTTATCCTTTTTTGGCAATTTGATagacatttttcaaaattctctTTATGTAGTTACTTAAAAAGTATATTTGGTAACTGAATAATGTTTTTAACTCAATTTGTTTTTTGCTCAATA encodes:
- the LOC132062654 gene encoding uncharacterized protein LOC132062654 codes for the protein MAKLTNAMWCMFVVLFVVFSPLTLEATSPSYVLEPTPAEVATSPPYVLEPTPAQEATLPPYVLEPTPIEEATSPIISLDLSTASRSTRVSIASCGFGLCKKFKCCRCQPEFPFLCISCCTN